In Neorhizobium sp. NCHU2750, a single genomic region encodes these proteins:
- the ugpC gene encoding sn-glycerol-3-phosphate ABC transporter ATP-binding protein UgpC: MASVAINHLRKSFGQTDVLQDVCVDVADGEFVALVGPSGCGKSTLLRSIAGLERVSGGEIRIDGEDVTDLAPRDRDIAMVFQNYALYPHMTVRENMGFSMKLRREPLAKIEREVMRAADILGLDELLDRKPRQLSGGQRQRVAMGRAIVRNPKVFLFDEPLSNLDAQLRVQMRTEIRKLQRTLNATVIYVTHDQIEAMTMADRIVVMRGGVVEQQGAPLDLFDEPKTSFVAGFIGSPSMNLLPGRLLTEGFTTYGGAKLPVPPGVTPKEDALYGIRPEALSLTSDDSGIAAQVVLVEPLGSETLLVVDFGGAEAQILLRFRAKVKPGERVRVIADLNAIHIFDAQNGRRLNPMRSEQQ, encoded by the coding sequence ATGGCATCAGTTGCGATCAACCATCTGCGTAAGTCTTTTGGACAGACTGATGTTTTGCAAGACGTCTGCGTCGATGTGGCCGATGGCGAGTTCGTCGCACTGGTGGGGCCGTCGGGTTGTGGCAAATCGACGTTATTACGTTCAATTGCTGGTCTTGAGCGTGTCAGTGGTGGCGAAATACGCATCGATGGCGAGGATGTCACTGATCTTGCACCACGGGATCGCGATATAGCTATGGTTTTCCAGAACTATGCGCTTTACCCGCATATGACCGTGCGCGAAAACATGGGCTTCTCGATGAAGCTCCGACGCGAACCCTTAGCGAAGATTGAGCGAGAGGTTATGCGAGCGGCCGACATCCTGGGGCTTGATGAGCTGCTGGATCGAAAGCCCAGGCAATTATCCGGTGGTCAACGCCAGCGCGTCGCGATGGGGCGTGCCATCGTGCGCAATCCCAAAGTGTTCCTCTTCGACGAACCACTCTCCAATCTCGATGCTCAGCTTCGAGTGCAGATGCGCACCGAGATCCGCAAGCTGCAAAGAACCTTGAACGCAACGGTCATCTACGTCACGCATGATCAGATTGAAGCGATGACCATGGCCGACCGGATCGTCGTGATGCGCGGCGGTGTCGTCGAGCAGCAGGGTGCGCCGCTCGACCTATTTGACGAGCCGAAGACGAGTTTTGTTGCGGGCTTCATTGGTTCGCCCAGCATGAACCTGCTGCCTGGCCGACTGTTGACAGAAGGCTTCACAACCTATGGAGGGGCAAAACTTCCAGTCCCCCCAGGTGTTACTCCAAAAGAGGACGCGCTTTACGGCATCCGGCCCGAAGCTTTGAGCTTGACGTCCGACGATAGTGGCATTGCCGCTCAGGTGGTCCTGGTAGAGCCGCTTGGCTCTGAAACGCTGCTGGTCGTTGATTTCGGCGGTGCGGAAGCGCAGATCTTACTGCGCTTCCGGGCCAAGGTAAAGCCGGGAGAGAGAGTGAGGGTGATAGCCGACTTGAACGCTATCCATATTTTCGACGCCCAGAATGGACGGCGTTTAAATCCGATGCGGTCTGAGCAACAATGA
- a CDS encoding amidase family protein → MLDGFKSGNFSPVDVAKACLARINETASALNAFCYLDEARTMNEAEASASRWAVGLPKGILDGVPVSIKDLIDVEGWPTMCGTKVIEPQKAIAKTNAITVERLISQGAVLLGKTTTTEFGHKGVSDCPLTGATHNPWNGAMTTGGSSCGAGAAAAAGLGPLHLGNDGGGSVRIPASFCGVVGIKPGAGTITHPLPSITGPLVAAGPLARSLADAALMLDALADRTGPSVVDGSANIGAQPFGGRLSLALALPVKGMRVGLLATISDAPVDPITAAAVRHGARLLSADGVTIKDAALDLPDAEAAYITILSAGTAMMADDYPAERLDLMEWGLKELIRVGRTITGQAYARAYHRVRGDFMARLRALFAQHDVLILPTMPQAAFPLFHDYPGPQDRGWRADWTPFTFPFNLCGLPACSIPCGLDESGLPIGLQIVAPWGGEEKLMTVAGAITRRLPRLVPPDFVTPDLCNATGFTHKGAR, encoded by the coding sequence GGACGGCTTCAAGAGCGGCAACTTCTCGCCCGTCGACGTGGCCAAGGCGTGCCTGGCGCGCATCAATGAGACTGCATCGGCTCTCAATGCCTTTTGTTATTTGGATGAAGCTCGCACGATGAACGAAGCGGAAGCATCGGCCTCCCGTTGGGCCGTTGGCCTTCCCAAAGGCATCCTTGACGGTGTCCCGGTCTCGATCAAGGACTTGATCGATGTCGAGGGCTGGCCGACGATGTGCGGAACCAAGGTGATCGAACCCCAAAAAGCGATCGCCAAAACAAACGCAATCACCGTTGAACGGCTGATATCGCAAGGCGCAGTCCTGCTTGGCAAGACGACGACGACAGAGTTTGGCCATAAGGGTGTCAGCGACTGCCCACTAACTGGCGCGACCCACAATCCGTGGAACGGTGCCATGACCACCGGCGGTTCCAGCTGCGGCGCCGGTGCGGCGGCGGCCGCCGGCCTTGGCCCCCTTCATCTGGGCAATGACGGCGGTGGATCGGTGCGTATTCCAGCCTCCTTTTGCGGCGTAGTGGGCATTAAACCGGGTGCAGGCACGATCACCCATCCCCTGCCCTCGATTACCGGTCCGCTGGTTGCGGCCGGTCCGCTTGCACGCTCGCTTGCCGATGCCGCGCTGATGCTGGATGCTTTGGCTGACCGGACAGGACCGTCCGTGGTTGATGGCTCGGCGAATATTGGGGCTCAGCCGTTTGGCGGCCGATTGAGCTTGGCACTCGCCCTGCCGGTCAAGGGCATGCGAGTTGGCCTACTCGCAACCATTTCCGACGCGCCTGTCGATCCTATAACCGCGGCCGCCGTGCGACACGGAGCACGGCTTCTTTCGGCCGACGGGGTGACAATTAAGGATGCCGCGCTCGATCTACCTGATGCGGAAGCCGCCTATATCACCATTCTTTCGGCTGGAACCGCCATGATGGCGGATGACTATCCCGCTGAACGGTTAGACTTGATGGAATGGGGTCTTAAAGAGCTGATCCGTGTCGGCCGCACGATCACCGGACAGGCTTACGCCAGGGCCTATCATCGAGTGCGCGGTGACTTCATGGCGCGGCTTCGGGCGCTTTTTGCACAGCATGACGTCTTGATTTTGCCGACCATGCCGCAAGCGGCTTTCCCTCTTTTCCATGATTATCCTGGCCCGCAGGACCGTGGCTGGCGCGCGGACTGGACGCCATTTACTTTCCCGTTCAACCTGTGTGGCCTGCCGGCATGCTCGATCCCCTGCGGCCTCGACGAGAGCGGGCTTCCGATAGGCTTGCAGATCGTTGCCCCTTGGGGTGGAGAAGAAAAACTCATGACCGTTGCTGGCGCTATCACGCGTCGGCTTCCGCGTCTCGTTCCTCCCGACTTCGTCACGCCCGACCTCTGCAATGCAACGGGCTTCACTCACAAGGGAGCCCGCTGA